Genomic DNA from Candidatus Sulfurimonas marisnigri:
ACATGAAAAGGTTGAGTTAGTAGAAAAGTCAACACTGTAAGCAAGGTATGAATTTAATCTTGTATTGTTTTCTGATGGATCAATTAGTGGGTTGGTATATTTTATATCTTCGTTGAAGAGACCAAGCCCAAAAAAACCTTTACCGTTTTGAATGCTATTAAATACTCTGTATCTTAGTCCCGCACCACCTAGAACCCTGCTGTTTATTCGCCTGAAATCATCATTTTCAAATTGAGCAAATAGCTCATATCTTAAATTTTCATCGGTTGTTAATGAGTGTATATATCTAATATGGGTAAAAGCTTTGTTTGTGTCTTTAACATCATTTGATTTTCCGTACTCTCCAGACACCTCTGCCCACACTACACAGCTAGTGTTGTTGTCATAAGAGAGCCTTGCAGAGGCTTTATAGTTGTCCTTTTCTGTATTACCACGTTTTGTTTCAAGACCTATCTCAACATTTGTGGAAAAACCAGATTTGTTACCTATTTCAACAGGAGCAATTGAGACTATTGCAAATAGATATTGTGTTGTAATAATAGTAATTAATAAGAGTAGTTTCATTGTTTTAGCGCCTATTTAAATATTTTTTGGAATTATACAATAAGGTTATTTAGATGTAACTTGCTTTTATCTTTTCTACATATAGAACAATAGTGTTATACTCTTTTGTATATTCAGAGTCGAGGGTATGCAATAGAGGTTTATACTTCAAGTAATTTTTCCAAACCTTTTCACTTGAAGCTTTTCTACCTTTTTTTATAAGCTCAAAACAAACTGCAGCATTTATAAAACCTTT
This window encodes:
- a CDS encoding DUF481 domain-containing protein — translated: MKLLLLITIITTQYLFAIVSIAPVEIGNKSGFSTNVEIGLETKRGNTEKDNYKASARLSYDNNTSCVVWAEVSGEYGKSNDVKDTNKAFTHIRYIHSLTTDENLRYELFAQFENDDFRRINSRVLGGAGLRYRVFNSIQNGKGFFGLGLFNEDIKYTNPLIDPSENNTRLNSYLAYSVDFSTNSTFSCSIYYQPKVNDFSDYIQTNKLELKVNIYKELFLKFNVIWDVDTNPPVSVKKSDFTQTTSFVLNF
- a CDS encoding DUF309 domain-containing protein, which encodes MTTIKHKELLEKFIHQLDENKFYDAHESLEEIWFPRRFEGSDEVKLLKGFINAAVCFELIKKGRKASSEKVWKNYLKYKPLLHTLDSEYTKEYNTIVLYVEKIKASYI